Within Amycolatopsis sp. FDAARGOS 1241, the genomic segment GCTGCGGCTCGTCATCCTGGTGGAGAAGCTGAGCCAGGTTTCGGGACGCCCGTTGCGCACCACCGATTTGTTCCGCGCCGGCACCGTGCGCGGACAGGCCGAGCTGATCGCCGCCCCGGCCGGGCCGGCGTCTGCCGGCACGGCGCTCGGCAGCCGAGAGCGCTTGCTCGGCGCGTTGCGCGCGAACTCCGCCGACCACGATTCCTGAGCCCGCTCGACGATCTTCCGGGGAGAACCTGAAGATGACCCTGCACGAGTGCGCGGCGGCCGCTTTGGGCGGCGAGGCCGACGCCCGCAGATTTGCCACCCACAGCTTCATCGAGCTCGGCGGAGATTCGCTGCGGGCGATGCGGTTCGTCGCTCTGGCCCGGGAACGGCTGGGGGTGCGGATCCCGGTGGCCCGGCTGTTGTCCGGCGCACCACTGGACGAGATCCTCGCCGACGTGCCCACCGCGGTCGAGCCGGCCCCGGAGCCGGCCGCGGCCGCACCCGAGCGGACGGCGGTTTCCGCCACCCAGCGCGGGATGTGGCTGATCGAACGGTTCACCGGAGGTTCGCCGTACAACCTGGTGTTCGCCTGCGTGGCCGAGCGGGGGGACCTGGCCGGGGACCACCTCGCCACGGCGGTGCAGGCCACCGTCGACCGCCACGAGAACCTGCGCACCGTCTTCCGGGAGGAGGACGGCGACGTGGTGCGGACGGTCGTCACGCCCTTCGCAGCGCCGTTCACCCAGTACGTCGACGACGGTGCGGCCGGCGATTTCGACGGGTTCGTCCGGCGGATCGCGACCGAGACCGGGCGAGCGCCGTTCGACCTGACGGCCGCGCCGGGCGTCCGGTTCGCGTTCGTCGCCGGCGCCGGCCGCGGCGCGCTGATCGTGCAGGCGCACCACATGGTGCTCGACGGCTGGTCGGTCGGCCTGCTGCTGAGGGAGATCTTCACCCGGTACGACGCGCTGGTGCGCGGTGCGGCGGATCCGTTCCCCGAGCCGGGGATCGGCGTGCGGGTGCTGGCCGAGCACCAGGAAGCCACCCGTGGTGAGCGAGACCGGCAGCTGGCGTTCTGGCGGACGGAGCTCGACGGGGTGCCGTCGGTGCTGGAGCTGCCCGCGGACCGGCAACGCCCGGCCGAACAGGACGCCTCCGGCGCGCGGCTGCCGCTCGACCTCGGCCCGGCGGTGAGCGGCGCGGTCGCGGCGCGGGCGAGCACGCTCGGGGTAACCCGGTTCGCGGTCCTGCTGGCCGCGTTCGGGCTGACGCTCAGCCGGTGGACCGGCGCCCGGCGGCTGCTGGTCGGGGTCCCGCTGACGGGGCGCGGGACGTCGGAGCTCGCGAAACTCGTCGCGGTCACGGGGAATCTGGTCCCGGTGCGGGTGGACATCAACGACGACCGGTCGGCCGTCGAGTACGTGCGCTCGGTGCAGCGGTCGCTGGCCCGCAGCATGGATGCGGGCGACCTGCCGTTCGAGGAGATCGTGGCGGGGCTGGGCATCGAGCGCACGCTCGGGGCGCATCCGCTGGTCCAGGTGTGTTTCGGCATGCACGACCAGCTGGTCCCGCCGCGGCTGTCCACTTCGGACGCCGAACTGCGCGTGGACGAGCTGCACGGCGGTGGGGCGCAGTTCGACCTGACGATGCTGATCGGCCGGTCGGAGCCGGCGCTGGCCGGGCACGTCGAATACGCCACCGCGGTCTGGAGCGAGGCGGAGGCTTCCGGGTTCGCCGCCGATTTCCGCGAAGCCGTCGGACAGCTGGCCGCCGAAGGGGACACGGTGCTGGAGGAGGTCCGCTGCCTGGCACCGGAACGACGCGCCCTGCTGATCGCACTTAACGAGACCCGCCGCGAATTCCCACGCGTGACGCTCGACGCGCTGTTCCGGAAGATCGCCGAGCAGCGCCCGGACGCGCCGGCGGTGCGCGCGGGTGACACGGAGCTGAACTACGCCGAGCTGGCGCGCGCGGTGCGCCGGCAGGCGGAGCTGTTGCGGGCGGCCGGCGTGGGCCCCGGCGCCCGGGTGCTGGTGGCACTGGACCGGTCGATCGCCGAGGTGGTCGGGGTACTGGGCATCGTGTCGGTGGGGGCGGCGTACGTCGGCGTCGAGCTGGACCAGCCGGCCGCGCACACCGACCGGATCCTGGCGACGGCCGCTCCGGCCGCCGCGCTGGTGGAGGCCCGGGCGGCGGAGCGGGTGCGTGGCGTCCCGATCGTCGAGGCGTGGCGGGCGGACTGGCCCGAACCGACCGGCGAGCCGGTCTTCCCCGGCGAGGATCCCGGCCGTCCGGCTTACGTGGCGTTCACGTCCGGGTCGACCGGCGTGCCGAAGGGCGTCGTGGTGCCGCAGCGGGCGGTGCTGCGGCTGGTGCACGAGGCCGGGTACGTCCGGCTCGGCCCGGGCGAACGGATGCTGCGGCTTTCCCCGCTGGCCTTCGACGCGTCCACTTTGGAGCTGTGGGGCGCGCTGCTCACCGGCGCGACGCTGGAGGTGTACCCGGCCGGGTTCGCCGCGCCGCGCGAGCTCGGCGAGTTCCTGCACGAGCGCGCGGTCACCGTGGCCTGGCTGACCGCGGGGCTGTTCCGGCTGGTCGAGGAGTTCGCCGGGGACACCCTCGGCAAGCTGCGCCAGCTGCTCACCGGCGGCGACGTGGTGCCACACGACCACGTCGCCCGCCTCCTGAGAAGGCACCCCGGCCTGGTCGTCACCAACGGCTACGGCCCGACCGAGAACACCACGTTCACCACCACCTGCAGCGTCCGCGAGCCGGACGAGGTGGCCGGTCCGCTGCCGATCGGCACGCCGCTGCCCGGCACCCGGGTCTACGTGCTGGACGAGCGGCGCCGGCTCGTGCCGCCTGGTGCCGTCGGCGAGCTGTACACCGGCGGCGAGGGGCTGGCGCTGGGGTACCTCGGCGACGAGGCGGAGACCGGCCGCCGGTTCGGCCGGTTCTCCCGGGACGTGCCGGAACGGCTCTACCGCACGGGGGACCTGGTCCGCCTCGACAGCCAGGGGCGGCTGCGCTTCCTCGGCCGCGGAGACGATCAGGTGAAGCTGCGCGGCTACCGGATCGAACTGTCCGCGATCAGCGACGTGCTGGCCGCGCAAGCGGGTGTGCAGGACGCGGTGGTGGTCGTGGCCGGCGACGACAGTGCCACGAAACGCTTGGTGGCCGGGATCGTGCCGGCCGGGGGCCGGCCGGCGGACACCGCTGCGCTGCGAGCGGCGCTGGCGCAGCGCCTGCCGGCGTACATGGTGCCCGCGCTGTGGTCGGTGCTCGAGCGGATTCCGTTGACCGGCAACGGAAAGGTGGATCGCCGGGCAGTGGCGGCCGGAGCCGGGCCGGCGAGCGCGCCGCCGGCCGAGGCCGACGAGCCGGGGCTGGCCGCGATGATCGCCTTGCTGACCGAATCCTTGGACGGAGCTGCGGTGGAGATCGGCGCGGACACGGACTTCTTCACCATCGGCGGCAACTCGATGGGCGCGGTCCGGCTGATCCGCCTGATCCGCGACCGGCTCGGCGTCCGCGTGCAGTTGCGAGATTTCCTCCGCACGCCGACCGCGGCCGGACTGCAGCTGCTCGTCCGGAAAGCGAGCGCCGCGTGACGGCCGTGGCAGTGGTGGGCCTGGCCTGCCGCTATCCCGGCGCCCCGGACGCCGGGCAGTACTGGTCGCTCCTGCGGGCCGGCCGCGAGGGCATCACGCGATTCACCGCCGACGGGTTGCGGGCCGCGGGCGCGGACCCCGCTCTGACCCGGCAGCCGGGTTTCGTGCCGGCCAAGGGAGTGCTGCCCGGCGCGGCGGGCTTCGACTGGCGGTTCTTCGGCTACAGCCGCGCCGAAGCCGCGGGAACCGATCCCCAGCACCGGGTTTTCCTCGAGTGCGCCTCTGCCGCGATCGACGACGCCGGGCTGGATCCCAGCCGGTTCGCCGGCCGGATCGGGGTGTACGGCGGCGCCGAACGGTTCAACCCGCGCGGTGGCGAGCACGCCGGCCCGCTGGCCCGCGTGATCGGCGCGGAGAAGGACTTCTTGACCTCGCGCGTCGCGTACAAGCTGGGCCTGCGCGGACCGGCGGTCACCGTGCAGACGGCTTGTTCGACGTCGCTCACCGCGGTCCACTTCGCCGTGCGGGCGCTGGCCGGCGGTGAATGCGACGCGGCGCTGGCCGGTGGTGTCGCGGTGTTCCCGCCCGGGGAGTGCGGCTACGTGTACCAGGAAGGCGGGATCCTTTCGCCGGACGGGCACTGCCGTCCCTTCGACGAACGGGCCGCGGGCACGGTGCCGGGCGAAGGGGTCGGCGTGGTCGTGCTGAAACGACTGTCCGACGCGCTTGCCGACGGGGACCGGATCGCCGCCGTCATAGCCGGTTCGGCCGTCAACAACGACGGTGGTGACAAGCTCGGTTACACCGCACCCGCCGTGGCCGGGCAGAGTGAGGTGGTCCGGCTGGCCTACGAGGTCGCCGGGATCGACCCGGCCGACCTCGACTACGTCGAAGCCCACGGCACCGCGACCCGGCTCGGCGACCCGGTCGAGCTGGCGGCGCTGACCGACGTCTTCCGGGCGAGCACCGCGGCCCCGGGCAGCTGCGGGCTGGGTGCGGTGAAGAGCAACCTCGGGCACACCGGCGCGGCCGCCGGCGTGGCCGGGCTGATCAAGACGGTACTCATGCTGGAGCACGGTGAGCTCGTCCCGACCGTCCACTTCGGCCGGCCGAACCCGTTGCTGGACCTGGCTTCCTCGCCGTTCCACGTGGTCACCGAGGCTGGGCCGTGGCCGGCTCGAGGGGTGCGGCTCGCGGCCGTGAGCGCGTTCGGCGTCGGCGGCACGAACGCCCACGTCGTGCTGCAGGAACCGCCCCGGCGGACGCTGCCCGCGCCGTCACGGCGGCCGCGGCTGCTGGCGCTGTCCGCCGCGACGCCGGACGCGCTCGCCGGGCTGCGCGCGGAGCTGGCCGGGCACCTGGGCGGCGCCGCGGAGCCACCGGCCTTTCCCGCGGTCGCGCGGACCCTGGCCACCCGGCGGATGTACCGGCACCGTACGGCCGTCGTCGCGGATGACCTCGACGCCGCCGTGGCCCGCCTGGGCGAAGCGCAGGCGCCGGTGTCCGACGAACCGGCGAAGGTGGCTTTCCTCTTCCCCGGCCAGGGTGTGCTCCGCGGTCCCGCGGGACGGGCCGCGTACCGCCTGCTGCCGGAGTTCCGGTCCGCGTTCGAAGAGTTCCGCGCCGCCGTCCTCGGCGCGGACGGGCCGGAACTCGGTCCGGTGGTGGGGGACGGGACGGCCGGCGAGCCGTGGTTCGCCGACACCGTGCACCAGCAGCTCGGCCTCGTCTCGCTCGCCGTGGCGCTCGGCGCGCAGCTGCGGGACTGGGGACTTCGGCCGGCGGCGTTGTTCGGCAACAGCGTCGGGGAGTACGCCGCCGCCGTGCTCGCCGGAGTCTGGACGCCGGCCGAGGCGGCCCGGCTCGTGCTGGCCCGCGGTCGGGCGATGGCGGCCACCGAACCCGGCCGGATGGCGTCGGTGCGCGCCGAACCGGACGAACTCGCCGAGCGGCTGTCCGGTCACCCCGGGGTCGTCATGGCGATCACCGCGCCCGGTGCCACCGTGCTGTCCGGCCCGGAGTCCGTTATGGACGGTCTGCTGGCCGGCTCCACGCTGTCCGGTCTGGCCGTGCGCGAACTGGCGAACCGTCGGGCCTTCCACTCGGCCTCGATGGTCCCGGCGGCGGCGCAGCTGCGGCCGGCGCTCGCCGCGATCCCGGCTCGCGTGCCCCGGATCCCCATGATCGCCGACGAGACCGGCGGCTGGGCCGATCCGGAGCACGTCCGCCGGCCGGACTACTGGCTGGGTCAGCTGTGCCGGCCCGTCCGGCTCGGCGACGGCGCGGCCACCCTCCTGGCGAGCTCCTGCGACGCGGTGCTGGAACTGGGCCCGGGCAGCTCGATGATCGCGACCCTGCGCCGGCATCCGGCGTGGCGGCCGGGGATCGCGGCGGTACCGCTGCTCGGGCGCGCCGAGGACGACGCCGAACGCGCGTTGCTGCAGGCGCTCGGCGCACTGTGGGAACGCGGCGTCGACGCGGTGATCGGCGCGCTCGACGACGGCAGCGTGCGGGTCGGGCTGCCCGGACATCCTTACGCGGCGGAGGATCCCGAGCTCGTCCGCCCGGCCGCGGTGCGGAGCTCGCCGGTCCGTGCCGAGGCGCCGCGCGCCGAGCTGAGCGGCGGCAGCGTGTGGGTCGGGCATCCTGACACGGCGGATCCCAGGCTCGACGGCCCGGCCGCGGCCGGGAGCGCGCCAGTGCAGCCGGTGTCGGCCGACGCATCCGACGCTCTGGACGGCGGCAGCGTGTGGGTCGGGCATCCTCACGCGGCGCAGAATCCAGAGCTTGTCCGCCCGGCCGCGCTGTGGAGCGCGCCGGTCCATGCCGAGGCGCCGCGCGCCGAGCTGGACGGCGGTAACGTGCCGGTCGGGCACCCTTACCCGGCGGAGAATCCTGAGCTCGTCCGTCCGACCGCGGTGCCGGGCGCCGAGCTGGACGGCGGCAGCGTGCCAGTCGGGCATCCCTACGCGGCGCAGAATCCCAACCGCGAACGCACCCTCACGGTAGGGAGCGCGCCGGTCCCGGCCGAGGCACCCGGCGCCGAGCTGGCCCGGCTGTGGTGCGCCACCCTCGGCGTCGCGTCGGCGGCCGAGTCCGACGACTTCTTCGCGCTGGGCGGGGAATCGCTGCTGGCACTGGACCTGTGCGGGGCGGTCAGCCGCACCGGACGGCCGGTGTCGGTCGCGGACTTCAGCCGGACGCCCACGTTCGGCGGCTTGCTGCGGCTGGCCGGACTCGGCGAAGCCGAAGCCGCGGCCGAACCCGCCACGCGCCCGTTGTTCCTCGCCGCGGATTCGACCGGGACCGCGCTGCCCTACCGCGCCCTGACCGAGCGGCTGGCCGGGCACCGTCCGGTGCACGGCCTCGACGCGCCGCCGGGCGTCACCGGGATCGAGCGGATCGCGGCCGCACACGTCGCGCAGCTGCGGCGGGTCCAGCCGGCCGGGCCCTACACCGTCGGCGGCTGGTCGTTCGGCGCTGTGGTCGCGCACGAGATGGCGGTGCAGCTCGCCGCGGCCGGGGAGCGCGTGGACACCCTGGTCTGCCTCGACGGCAGGCCACCGGACCGGCCGGGGTGGCCGATCGGCGGGGACCCGGGCCACCTGGCCGGCACGGTGCGGCTTCAGCTGGCGGTGCTCTGCGGACTGGGGCCGGCGGGTGGTGCGCTGCGCGCCGCGCCCGAGCTGCGCCGGCGCATGGTGCGGAACCTGACCGCACTGCTGCGCTACCGCCCGCGTCCGGTGCCCGGCCCGGTGCTGCTGCTGACGGCGGCCGCCGGCGGGCCGCCGCCGCGGCGGCTCTACCCGCGGGGCGTCTCGATCGTGCCGGTCCCGGGCGATCACTGGTCGATGCTCGCGCCCCCGCACGTCGACGAACTGGCCGCGACCCTGCGCGCGCTCTTGCCGCCGGCCGAGGAAAACCCGACCCGAGCCCGTCCCACAGAAATGGCAGATGATGTCCGCTGAACCGAACGTGACCGAAGCACAGATCGGCGCGCCGCCGGAAAAGCCGCCCCAGGAAAAACCGCTGCGCCGCAACCGTGATTTCCAGGCGCTGTGGATCGGGGAATTCCTCGCCTCCGTGGCGAAAGAATCGGCGGAGATCGCCTACCCGCTGTTGATCCTGGCCGAAACCGGCTCGGCGACGTGGGCCGGCGCCGTGGGTTCCGTGCAGCTGCTCACCGCGGGTCTGATGTCCATCCCGGGCGGCAGCATCGCGGACAAGTTCGACCGCAAGCTCATCCTGATGGTCACCAGCGCGGTGCGGATGGTGCTGCTCGCCGTCTTCGGCGTGCTGGCCTCGCTCGGCCACGTGTCGGTGCCGCTGGTGATGGGGCTGGCGGTGCTGTCCTCGGCCTGCCTCGGTGTGCAGCAGCCGGCCGGGCTGGCCGCGATCAAACAGCTCGTGCCCGCGTCGCAGCTGACGCAGGCGACGTCGCAGACGCAGATCCGGTTCTTCGGCGCGACCGTGGTCGGCCCGCCGATCGGCGGCTGGTTCTACGGGCTCGGGCGCGGATTCCCGTTCCTGTCCGCGGCGGTGGCGTTCCTGGCGTCGTGGGTGGTGTTCTTCTTCATCCGCAAGCCGACGCAGGCTCCGGCGCAACCCGAGTCCGTCGCCGAAACAGCCGAAAAGGCCGAAGCCGCCGCGCCGGTGGCGAAGAGCAGGCCGCTGGACGGCTTCCGCTTCATCATCCGCCAGCCGATCCTGGGCCGGATGATCTTCTGGGTGATGGGCTCGAACATGGCCTTCAACCACTCCGGGGTTTTCCTCGCGCTGATCGCCACCGCACACCAACGCGGTGCCGGCGACAGCACCATCGGCGTGACCTTGGCGGTGGCCGGGGCGGGCGGCCTGACCGGCGCGCTGCTGTCCAACTTCCTGCTCAAGCGGCTGCGCCCGGTCGTCGTGATCATGTACGCCACGTGGGTCGGCCCGGTCGCCGCGGTGCTGCTGATCGTGGTGCCGAACGCGATCCCGCTCGGCTTCCTCGTCGCGCTGATCTTCCTGCGCGCGGGCGTGTTCGGCGCGCTGTTCATGAGCTACATCGGCGCCTTGGTGCCCGACCGGCTGCAGGGCCGGGTGATCGGCGTGGTCATGTTCATCTCCCTGATCGCCCAGCCGCTGGGCATCTTCGGCGTCGGGGCGATCTTCGACAACGCAGGTCCCACCTGGGTGTTCGCGACGATGGCGATCGTCGGCACGGTCTTCGCGCTGCCGATGCTCAGCAAGACGATCTTCCGGCTGCGCCCGCCCGAGGAACTCGCCGTCGCCTGATCCCGCTGTTCCCGATCCTGGAGGAGAGCCATGACGATCGAACCTTCCGCCCCGGAAGCCGCCGTGCTGCCGCCGGAGTTCTTCAACGATCCCGGGGAGAACCGGCACGCCGACCTGGCTGCACTGCGCGCGCAGTGCCCGGTGCACAAGATCAACCACCCGCCGGGCGCCGAGGCCTACATCGTGGTCGACTACGCGACCGTCAGCGCGGCTTTCAGCGACCCGCGGCTGTCGAAGCGCACCGACAACGCGCCGGAGTGGTTCCGCGCGCTGCTGGCCGATTCGAGCCCGGTGCTGACGAAGAACATGCTCGTCGCCGATCCGCCGGAGCACACCCGGCTGCGCAAGCTGGTCGCCAAGGCGTTCACCCCGCGGCGGATGGAACTGCTGCGCCCCCGCGTGCAGGAGATCACCGACGAGCTGATCGACGCGCTGCCCGCGACCGGTCCGGTCAACCTGGTCTCGGAGTTCGCGTTCGCGTTGCCGATGCGCGTGATCTGCGAATTCCTCGGGGTGCCGCTGGCGGACCGGCCGCGGCTGCACGAGTGGGGCACCCTGCTCTCCGGCGCGCCTTACCCGGACGAGGAGACGAACCTGCGGCTCAAGTGGGCCAGCGAGCAGATTGAGAGCTACCTCAAGGAGCAGATCGCCGCGCGCCGGACCGAACCGGGTGAGGACCTGGTGAGCGCGCTGGTCCGCGCCGCCGACGAGGATGACGTCTTCAGCGACGACGAACTGGTGTCCACTTTGGTCCTGCTGATCATCGCCGGGCACAAGACGACCGCGAACCTGATCGGCAACGGCACGGAGGCGCTGCTGCGCCACCCGGACCAGCTGGAGCTGCTGCGCACGCGGCCCGAGCTGGCGCCGACCGCGATCGAGGAGTTCCTCCGCTTCGAAGCGCCGGTGTTCCGCGGCACGCTGCGCGTCGCGGCCGAGGACATGCAGATCGCCGGCGTGGACATCCCGAAGGAGGCGTTCGTCCACTTGATGATGACGTCGGCGAACCGGGACCCGGAGCAGTTCGAGGACCCCGATCGGCTCGACATCAGCCGCTCGCCGAACCGGCACCTGTCGTTCGGGCACGGCGCGCACTTCTGCGCGGGCGCCCCGCTTTCCCGGGTGGAGGGCCAGATCGCGTTCACCACGCTGCTGCGCCGGCTGCCCGGCCTGCGCCTTGCGGAACCGCCGAAGTGGCTCTACGACAACTCGACCAGTCGCGGGCTTTCCGAACTGCTGGTGTCCTACGACGAGAAGCTCCCGCGATGAGCACGGCCCTGCTCTGCCTGCCGTTCGCCGGGGCGGGTGCGTCGTTCTTCCAGCCCTGGCGAGCAGAAGCCGGTGACGAGCTGGTCGTGGTGCCGCTGCAGCTGCCGGGCCGGGAACGGCGGATCGACGACGAGCCGTACACCGACGTCTTCGCGGCGGTCGAGGGCCTGCTCGCCGAGCTGCCCGCGGAGCACGACGAGGTCGCGCTGTTCGGGCACAGCCTCGGCGCCGTGCTGGCGTACGAGCTGGCGCACCGGCTCGTCGCCAGGGGCACGGTCGTGCGGCGGCTGTTCGCCAGCGGTTCGCCGGAGCCGGGCAGCCCGCGCCGGCAGCGGGCGACCGGGTTGCCCGACGACGAGTTCCTGCGCCGCGTCGCCGAGTTCGCCGGCTACCGCCACGACGCGCTGGCCGACGAGGAGATGCGCGAGCTGATCCTGCCGACCCTGAGGGCCGACGTCGAAATGCACGAGAACTACCGGCCGCACGCCGACGAGGCGCTGCCCGTACCGATCACCGCGCTGCGCGGGCGGGACGACGAGCTCGTGACCGCCGACGAGGTCGCGGGCTGGGTGAAAGTGGCGGGCCGCGACTTCGAGTACGCCGAACTGCCCGGCGGCCACATGCACCTCGTCGATTCCCGGACCGAGCTGCTCGGCCTGATCCGCGGGAGCCTGGGATGCGGCTGAGCGGCAAGACGGTGGTGATCACCGGCGCGGCCCGCGGTCTCGGCCGGGCCACCGCCCTCGCCTGCGCCGCGGAGGGAGCCGACCTGCTGCTGGTCGACATCGCCGCAGACCTCCCCGGCGTGCCCTACCCGCTGGGGACCCACGGGCAGCTCGCGCACACCGCGCACCGGTGCGCCGAAGCGGGCGCGGTGGTGCTGACCGAACGGGCGGACGTGCGCGACCTCGCGGCGGTCGAACGCGTGATCGCCACCGCGGGCGACCGGTTCGGCCGGAT encodes:
- a CDS encoding non-ribosomal peptide synthetase, coding for MTLHECAAAALGGEADARRFATHSFIELGGDSLRAMRFVALARERLGVRIPVARLLSGAPLDEILADVPTAVEPAPEPAAAAPERTAVSATQRGMWLIERFTGGSPYNLVFACVAERGDLAGDHLATAVQATVDRHENLRTVFREEDGDVVRTVVTPFAAPFTQYVDDGAAGDFDGFVRRIATETGRAPFDLTAAPGVRFAFVAGAGRGALIVQAHHMVLDGWSVGLLLREIFTRYDALVRGAADPFPEPGIGVRVLAEHQEATRGERDRQLAFWRTELDGVPSVLELPADRQRPAEQDASGARLPLDLGPAVSGAVAARASTLGVTRFAVLLAAFGLTLSRWTGARRLLVGVPLTGRGTSELAKLVAVTGNLVPVRVDINDDRSAVEYVRSVQRSLARSMDAGDLPFEEIVAGLGIERTLGAHPLVQVCFGMHDQLVPPRLSTSDAELRVDELHGGGAQFDLTMLIGRSEPALAGHVEYATAVWSEAEASGFAADFREAVGQLAAEGDTVLEEVRCLAPERRALLIALNETRREFPRVTLDALFRKIAEQRPDAPAVRAGDTELNYAELARAVRRQAELLRAAGVGPGARVLVALDRSIAEVVGVLGIVSVGAAYVGVELDQPAAHTDRILATAAPAAALVEARAAERVRGVPIVEAWRADWPEPTGEPVFPGEDPGRPAYVAFTSGSTGVPKGVVVPQRAVLRLVHEAGYVRLGPGERMLRLSPLAFDASTLELWGALLTGATLEVYPAGFAAPRELGEFLHERAVTVAWLTAGLFRLVEEFAGDTLGKLRQLLTGGDVVPHDHVARLLRRHPGLVVTNGYGPTENTTFTTTCSVREPDEVAGPLPIGTPLPGTRVYVLDERRRLVPPGAVGELYTGGEGLALGYLGDEAETGRRFGRFSRDVPERLYRTGDLVRLDSQGRLRFLGRGDDQVKLRGYRIELSAISDVLAAQAGVQDAVVVVAGDDSATKRLVAGIVPAGGRPADTAALRAALAQRLPAYMVPALWSVLERIPLTGNGKVDRRAVAAGAGPASAPPAEADEPGLAAMIALLTESLDGAAVEIGADTDFFTIGGNSMGAVRLIRLIRDRLGVRVQLRDFLRTPTAAGLQLLVRKASAA
- a CDS encoding type I polyketide synthase encodes the protein MTAVAVVGLACRYPGAPDAGQYWSLLRAGREGITRFTADGLRAAGADPALTRQPGFVPAKGVLPGAAGFDWRFFGYSRAEAAGTDPQHRVFLECASAAIDDAGLDPSRFAGRIGVYGGAERFNPRGGEHAGPLARVIGAEKDFLTSRVAYKLGLRGPAVTVQTACSTSLTAVHFAVRALAGGECDAALAGGVAVFPPGECGYVYQEGGILSPDGHCRPFDERAAGTVPGEGVGVVVLKRLSDALADGDRIAAVIAGSAVNNDGGDKLGYTAPAVAGQSEVVRLAYEVAGIDPADLDYVEAHGTATRLGDPVELAALTDVFRASTAAPGSCGLGAVKSNLGHTGAAAGVAGLIKTVLMLEHGELVPTVHFGRPNPLLDLASSPFHVVTEAGPWPARGVRLAAVSAFGVGGTNAHVVLQEPPRRTLPAPSRRPRLLALSAATPDALAGLRAELAGHLGGAAEPPAFPAVARTLATRRMYRHRTAVVADDLDAAVARLGEAQAPVSDEPAKVAFLFPGQGVLRGPAGRAAYRLLPEFRSAFEEFRAAVLGADGPELGPVVGDGTAGEPWFADTVHQQLGLVSLAVALGAQLRDWGLRPAALFGNSVGEYAAAVLAGVWTPAEAARLVLARGRAMAATEPGRMASVRAEPDELAERLSGHPGVVMAITAPGATVLSGPESVMDGLLAGSTLSGLAVRELANRRAFHSASMVPAAAQLRPALAAIPARVPRIPMIADETGGWADPEHVRRPDYWLGQLCRPVRLGDGAATLLASSCDAVLELGPGSSMIATLRRHPAWRPGIAAVPLLGRAEDDAERALLQALGALWERGVDAVIGALDDGSVRVGLPGHPYAAEDPELVRPAAVRSSPVRAEAPRAELSGGSVWVGHPDTADPRLDGPAAAGSAPVQPVSADASDALDGGSVWVGHPHAAQNPELVRPAALWSAPVHAEAPRAELDGGNVPVGHPYPAENPELVRPTAVPGAELDGGSVPVGHPYAAQNPNRERTLTVGSAPVPAEAPGAELARLWCATLGVASAAESDDFFALGGESLLALDLCGAVSRTGRPVSVADFSRTPTFGGLLRLAGLGEAEAAAEPATRPLFLAADSTGTALPYRALTERLAGHRPVHGLDAPPGVTGIERIAAAHVAQLRRVQPAGPYTVGGWSFGAVVAHEMAVQLAAAGERVDTLVCLDGRPPDRPGWPIGGDPGHLAGTVRLQLAVLCGLGPAGGALRAAPELRRRMVRNLTALLRYRPRPVPGPVLLLTAAAGGPPPRRLYPRGVSIVPVPGDHWSMLAPPHVDELAATLRALLPPAEENPTRARPTEMADDVR
- a CDS encoding MFS transporter — protein: MTEAQIGAPPEKPPQEKPLRRNRDFQALWIGEFLASVAKESAEIAYPLLILAETGSATWAGAVGSVQLLTAGLMSIPGGSIADKFDRKLILMVTSAVRMVLLAVFGVLASLGHVSVPLVMGLAVLSSACLGVQQPAGLAAIKQLVPASQLTQATSQTQIRFFGATVVGPPIGGWFYGLGRGFPFLSAAVAFLASWVVFFFIRKPTQAPAQPESVAETAEKAEAAAPVAKSRPLDGFRFIIRQPILGRMIFWVMGSNMAFNHSGVFLALIATAHQRGAGDSTIGVTLAVAGAGGLTGALLSNFLLKRLRPVVVIMYATWVGPVAAVLLIVVPNAIPLGFLVALIFLRAGVFGALFMSYIGALVPDRLQGRVIGVVMFISLIAQPLGIFGVGAIFDNAGPTWVFATMAIVGTVFALPMLSKTIFRLRPPEELAVA
- a CDS encoding cytochrome P450, producing the protein MTIEPSAPEAAVLPPEFFNDPGENRHADLAALRAQCPVHKINHPPGAEAYIVVDYATVSAAFSDPRLSKRTDNAPEWFRALLADSSPVLTKNMLVADPPEHTRLRKLVAKAFTPRRMELLRPRVQEITDELIDALPATGPVNLVSEFAFALPMRVICEFLGVPLADRPRLHEWGTLLSGAPYPDEETNLRLKWASEQIESYLKEQIAARRTEPGEDLVSALVRAADEDDVFSDDELVSTLVLLIIAGHKTTANLIGNGTEALLRHPDQLELLRTRPELAPTAIEEFLRFEAPVFRGTLRVAAEDMQIAGVDIPKEAFVHLMMTSANRDPEQFEDPDRLDISRSPNRHLSFGHGAHFCAGAPLSRVEGQIAFTTLLRRLPGLRLAEPPKWLYDNSTSRGLSELLVSYDEKLPR
- a CDS encoding thioesterase II family protein, whose amino-acid sequence is MSTALLCLPFAGAGASFFQPWRAEAGDELVVVPLQLPGRERRIDDEPYTDVFAAVEGLLAELPAEHDEVALFGHSLGAVLAYELAHRLVARGTVVRRLFASGSPEPGSPRRQRATGLPDDEFLRRVAEFAGYRHDALADEEMRELILPTLRADVEMHENYRPHADEALPVPITALRGRDDELVTADEVAGWVKVAGRDFEYAELPGGHMHLVDSRTELLGLIRGSLGCG